From Homalodisca vitripennis isolate AUS2020 chromosome 1, UT_GWSS_2.1, whole genome shotgun sequence, the proteins below share one genomic window:
- the LOC124353068 gene encoding gastrula zinc finger protein XlCGF57.1-like, with protein MEKEEDNEEGVIVNFVCRCLEPFRAYHQTQIAVRMQQWVTNGPVFCMFCGQMKESQSMMIKHFSVDHKIQCGHCRACFTSKQQLAVHMALHNSKETSKTDHFVGQKLEGDQKRKNTCGTNKDTKDSQFVSSEDCRATKLKSRCRKQLGRKQVCSTTLPRKNRSKTRFHCDKCPLLFSRRVDLTKHLCTETLNLVINKNGSTSNKFSHTNKLDKVLHGVSEDFLDEKSRSDIEDDMNLMNYSDDSVKSEDISRHLDVKPQFSVQPMSELISSGQLYSCSMCDFACTKKTELTAHRLKEHGTEIKKLQGTPLKNVSVGLFPCTLCSNSYSRNSDLMRHVLKKHGGEKLSRRCVDSVDDMDVELINKAKEVINGITVYRCEVCNKSMITKRGYVRHVRTHTGERPFTCHVCGKQYRSSTDLSRHLKCVHDGVKNYPCDVCGRCFANKGTRNDHRRTHTGEKPFVCHICGKSFPTQNSIYVHRRTHTDVFPHSCTTCNKKFRRRQQLIHHIRIHTGEKPHACDICGKYFRVKDEVSRHRLTHSNEKPHVCPVCGICFAQKRYLSNHTKTHHSRLM; from the coding sequence ATGGAAAAAGAAGAAGACAATGAAGAAGGAGTaatagtaaattttgtttgcaGGTGTTTGGAACCATTCAGAGCATACCACCAAACACAAATTGCTGTAAGGATGCAACAATGGGTGACCAATGGCCCcgtgttttgtatgttttgtggACAGATGAAAGAGAGCCAATCAATGATGATCAAACATTTCTCCGTAGATCATAAGATACAGTGTGGCCACTGCCGTGCGTGTTTCACCAGCAAACAACAGCTGGCCGTCCATATGGCACTCCACAATAGCAAAGAGACATCCAAGACTGATCACTTTGTTGGCCAAAAACTTGAAGGTGACCAAAAAAGGAAGAACACCTGTGGCACGAATAAAGACACAAAAGATTCACAATTTGTATCTAGTGAGGATTGTAGGGCAACAAAACTTAAATCACGCTGCAGAAAGCAACTCGGAAGAAAGCAGGTTTGTAGCACTACTTTGCCCAGAAAGAATCGAAGCAAAACTCGATTTCATTGTGATAAATGCCCATTATTATTTTCTAGACGAGTTGACTTGACAAAACATCTCTGTAcggaaacattaaatttagtaatcAATAAAAATGGAAGCACCTCAAACAAATTTTCACATACGAATAAATTAGACAAGGTATTACATGGAGTGTCAGAAGATTTTTTGGATGAGAAAAGCAGATCAGACATTGAAGATGATATGAATTTGATGAATTACAGTGACGATTCTGTAAAGAGTGAAGATATCAGTCGTCATCTCGATGTTAAACCTCAGTTTTCTGTCCAACCTATGTCTGAATTAATTTCTTCAGGTCAACTATATTCTTGCTCAATGTGTGATTTTGCATGTACAAAAAAGACAGAATTAACTGCTCATCGACTTAAAGAACATGgaactgaaattaaaaaacttcaaGGAACTcctttgaaaaatgtttcagTCGGTTTGTTTCCATGTACTCTATGCAGTAATTCATACTCTAGGAATTCAGACTTAATGAGGCATGTTCTCAAAAAGCACGGTGGTGAAAAGTTGTCTAGAAGATGTGTTGATTCCGTAGATGACATGGATGTAGAACTCATCAATAAAGCAAAAGAAGTTATAAATGGCATCACTGTATACAGGTGTGAGGTTTGCAACAAGAGTATGATTACTAAGAGAGGTTACGTTCGTCACGTGAGAACTCACACCGGCGAACGTCCGTTCACATGTCACGTTTGTGGTAAACAGTACCGCTCCAGCACTGACCTCTCACGGCATCTCAAGTGCGTTCATGACGGAGTGAAAAACTACCCGTGCGATGTATGTGGGAGGTGTTTTGCCAACAAGGGCACACGAAACGATCACCGGCGTACACACACCGGGGAGAAACCGTTCGTCTGTCACATTTGTGGTAAATCCTTTCCCACACAGAATTCTATATATGTTCACCGTAGAACTCACACGGACGTTTTTCCCCACAGTTGTACCACGTGTAACAAAAAGTTCAGGAGAAGACAACAGCTGATACATCACATCAGAATTCACACCGGGGAGAAACCGCACGCCTGCGATATTTGTGGCAAATACTTTCGAGTAAAAGATGAAGTGTCAAGGCACAGACTGACTCATTCCAATGAAAAACCCCACGTTTGTCCTGTTTGTGGTATTTGTTTTGCACAAAAGCGCTACCTTTCAAACCACACAAAAACACACCATTCAAGATTGATGTAA